GCAGGAGGGCGCCGGTGCCGGAGCCGGTCGGGGCGGGCGCGGTGAGTCGATCGGATGCCACGGGCCTCACACCCCCGCCACGCGACGGCCGCGCGCGACCGCGATGAGCACGGGCGCCCCGATGAAGGCGGCGACCACCCCGGCCTCGAGCTCGCCGGGGCTGACCACGAGCCGGCCGATCACGTCGGCGGCGAGCAGCAGCGCGGGGCCGAGCGCGAGCGAGATCCCGATGATCCAGCGGTAGTCGCTGCCGACCAGGCGCCGCGCGGCGTGCGGTACGACGAGGCCCACCAGCGCGATCGGGCCGACGAGCGCGGTGGCCGTGCCGCAGAGCAGCACGATCGCCGCGCCCGAGAGCGCGCGCGTCGTGCCGACGCGCTGCCCGAGCCCCCGCGCGACGTCGTCGCCGAGCGCGAGCAGGTTCATGCGGTGCGCGAGCAGCACCGCGAGCACGCCGCCGACCAGCAGGAACGGCCAGAGCACCTGCACGGTCTCGAGCCCGCGGCCCGTGAGCGAGCCGACCGCCCAGAACCGGTACTGGTTGAAGGTCTCGGCATCGCGCAGGAGCACGACCGTGATGAGCGGCGTGAGCAGGGAGGTGAGGGCCGCGCCGACGAGTGCGAGGCGCACCGGCTGCCCGTGCCCGATCGCGAAGACGATCGTGGCGGCCGCGGCGGCGCCGGCGAACGCGAACCAGATGTACCCCAGCGGATCGACCACCCCGAACGCGGCGATCGCGATCACGACCGCCAGCGATGCGCCGGAGTTCACGCCGAGCAGGCCGGGGTCGGCGATCGGGTTGCGCGTCACGCCCTGGATCAGCGTGCCCGCGAGGCCGAGCGCGGCGCCCGCGAGCAGGCCGACGAGGGTGCGCGGCACGCGCAGCTCGAGCACCACGCGGTGGTCGGCGTCGCCGTCCACGGGGGCGACGAGCGACTGCCAGACCACTCCGAGGTCGATCTGGCGCACCCCGAACGCGAGGCTCGCGCCCACGACGAGCAGGAGCAGGGCGACGGATGCGGCCACGGCGAGC
This portion of the Agromyces rhizosphaerae genome encodes:
- a CDS encoding FecCD family ABC transporter permease, which produces MGPTSAVAAASGAGTSGADARGRAPGRGRRTLAVAASVALLLLVVGASLAFGVRQIDLGVVWQSLVAPVDGDADHRVVLELRVPRTLVGLLAGAALGLAGTLIQGVTRNPIADPGLLGVNSGASLAVVIAIAAFGVVDPLGYIWFAFAGAAAAATIVFAIGHGQPVRLALVGAALTSLLTPLITVVLLRDAETFNQYRFWAVGSLTGRGLETVQVLWPFLLVGGVLAVLLAHRMNLLALGDDVARGLGQRVGTTRALSGAAIVLLCGTATALVGPIALVGLVVPHAARRLVGSDYRWIIGISLALGPALLLAADVIGRLVVSPGELEAGVVAAFIGAPVLIAVARGRRVAGV